The following are from one region of the Stigmatopora argus isolate UIUO_Sarg chromosome 9, RoL_Sarg_1.0, whole genome shotgun sequence genome:
- the LOC144081928 gene encoding protocadherin alpha-C2-like isoform X2: MKSKANTQPGQRYVLLVILLASVNQIRSSVTHYSIPEEMKEGSVVANLAADLGLDVKTLNRRKMRLDIISNKKYLDVNKESGELYIVEKIDREYCLTKSSSCYLRLEVVLENPVRIFNIELEITDINDNAPQFRRDVIHLDISESTPKGERFSLSNAVDPDVGSNTVKTYYLSESEYFNIEVQKGREGTQFADLILNRALDREQQAVHNLVLTAVDGGKPPRSGTAKIIVQVLDNNDNAPLFDQSIYSVKLMENSPIGSLVIDLNATDLDEGSNSDLTYSYSLYTPEKTQQSFHLNPSTGEITVKGMLNYEDFNIYDMEVIAADKGVTSLSGQCTIKIQVEDMNDNHPEISIKSFQSPVSENIDVDTVIAVVSVSDKDSGENGVVDLLVPKNMPFKLRESSDNYYELVVSKPLDREKVPEYDITFTVRDRGSPPLSDNETMTLQLLDVNDNVPQFPQSSYTIRVTENNAPGALLSSTSAFDPDLHENQYLVYFIVEKEVANTSMSMLFSINPENGNLYALKTFDYEMEKEFFFHIEARDSGSPPLSSNVSVHIVVVDQNDNAPVIVSPWRAHGSLVEEKIPRSTEKGSLVAKVIALDGDSVHNSRISYQFLQVSDASLFSLDQYNGEIRTARMFSYKDWRHHRLVIAAKDNGQPPLSATVTIKLSTVETAVKAYSDMSEVPLEYDIFSDLNLYLVIGLGSVSFLLLITILVTIVLKCQKVKPSIAVPNGRNSVLSERNSTLADSTLVSNDAYWYSMFLAETRKGKLVVRQPAPKGSRYFVSSIPRSTGMSETSGSAPSTLQYPK, from the exons ATGAAGTCCAAAGCTAATACACAACCAGGGCAAAGGTACGTGCTGCTGGTTATTCTTCTCGCTTCTGTCAATCAAATACGCTCGTCGGTGACCCATTATTCCATACCGGAGGAAATGAAAGAGGGATCCGTCGTTGCCAACCTTGCTGCGGATTTGGGACTGGATGTGAAGACACTGAACCGGAGGAAGATGCGCCTGGACATTATTTCCAACAAAAAATATCTGGACGTGAACAAAGAGAGTGGCGAGCTGTACATTGTGGAGAAGATTGACAGAGAATATTGTCTCACAAAATCATCATCTTGTTATCTGAGACTCGAGGTCGTTTTAGAGAACCCTGTGCGAATATTTAACATTGAGCTGGAAATCACAGATATCAACGACAACGCCCCTCAATTTAGACGGGACGTCATACATTTGGACATATCGGAGTCCACACCCAAAGGAGAGCGATTCTCTCTCAGCAATGCAGTCGATCCCGATGTTGGAAGTAATACAGTTAAGACATATTACCTCAGTGAAAGTGAGTATTTTAATATTGAAGTACAGAAGGGGAGGGAGGGAACGCAGTTTGCAGATTTGATACTAAATAGGGCTTTAGACCGAGAGCAGCAGGCTGTGCACAATTTAGTATTAACGGCAGTAGATGGCGGCAAACCTCCACGTTCTGGGACAGCCAAAATTATTGTTCAGGTCTTGGATAATAATGATAACGCCCCTTTGTTTGATCAGTCGATTTACAGTGTTAAATTAATGGAAAATTCCCCCATTGGAAGCCTTGTGATTGATTTAAATGCCACAGACTTGGATGAAGGCTCCAATTCTGACTTGACATATTCTTATAGTTTATACACACCAGAGAAAACACAGCAAAGCTTTCATTTGAACCCTTCCACCGGCGAGATTACCGTTAAAGGCATGTTGAACTATGAGGACTTTAACATTTATGACATGGAAGTCATAGCAGCAGACAAAGGAGTCACTAGTTTATCGGGACAGTGTACAATCAAAATTCAGGTGGAGGACATGAATGACAACCATCCGGAAATATCTATTAAATCTTTCCAAAGTCCAGTCAGCGAGAACATCGATGTGGACACGGTGATAGCCGTGGTCAGCGTGAGCGACAAAGACTCGGGAGAAAACGGAGTGGTAGACCTTCtcgtcccaaaaaacatgcctttcaaaCTAAGAGAGTCATCTGACAATTATTATGAGTTGGTGGTGTCCAAGCCATTAGATCGGGAGAAGGTTCCAGaatatgacatcaccttcaCCGTGAGGGACAGAGGCTCCCCACCATTAAGTGACAATGAAACAATGACCTTACAGCTGCTGGACGTCAATGACAATGTCCCACAATTCCCTCAGTCCTCCTATACCATACGCGTGACAGAAAATAATGCTCCGGGCGCCCTTCTCAGCTCCACCAGTGCCTTCGACCCGGACCTCCACGAAAACCAGTACCTGGTTTACTTTATTGTGGAGAAGGAGGTGGCCAACACCTCCATGTCCATGCTATTCTCCATCAACCCCGAGAACGGCAACCTTTACGCGCTCAAGACGTTTGACTACGAGATGGAGAAGGAATTCTTTTTCCACATCGAGGCCCGAGACTCGGGTTCTCCTCCGCTTAGCAGCAACGTGAGCGTCCACATTGTGGTTGTGGACCAGAATGACAACGCCCCGGTCATCGTGTCTCCATGGCGAGCGCACGGCTCACTAGTAGAAGAGAAGATCCCCAGGTCCACGGAGAAGGGCTCCCTGGTGGCCAAGGTGATAGCCCTGGATGGGGATTCGGTGCACAACTCTAGAATTAGCTACCAATTCCTGCAGGTGAGCGACGCCTCCCTGTTCAGCCTGGACCAGTACAACGGTGAGATCCGCACCGCGCGGATGTTCAGCTACAAAGACTGGCGGCACCACCGCCTGGTGATCGCGGCCAAGGACAACGGGCAGCCCCCTCTCTCGGCCACGGTCACCATCAAGCTGTCCACGGTGGAAACAGCCGTTAAGGCCTACTCGGACATGAGCGAGGTGCCCCTGGAGTACGACATCTTCTCCGATCTTAACCTGTACTTGGTCATCGGCCTGGGCTCCGTCTCCTTCCTGCTGCTCATCACCATCTTGGTGACCATCGTGCTCAAGTGCCAAAAGGTCAAGCCAAGCATAGCGGTTCCAAACGGAAGAAACAGCGTGCTCAGCGAGAGGAACTCCACCCTGGCCGATTCCACCCTGGTGTCCAACGACGCCTACTGGTACAGCATGTTTCTGGCGGAGACGCGCAAAGGAAAGCTGGTGGTCCGACAACCAGCGCCAAAGGGCTCCAGATACTTTGTGTCCAGTATTCCCAGGAGTACGGGCATGTCAGAAACTAGTGGCTCCGCTCCTTCTACGCTGCAG TATCCTAAATGA
- the LOC144081928 gene encoding protocadherin alpha-C2-like isoform X3 — MRPHKRYVLLIGLLHTVHVLASVTHYSIPEELKEGSVVANLANDLSLDVTSLARRKVRVDIIANKKYLDVNKATGELYIVEKIDREHICNTKATILCYLKLEVTLENPLRIFNIELEILDMNDNAPQFRRDAIDLDISESTPKGERFSLSNAVDPDVGGNSVKTYRLSENEHFNIEVQTGRDGSKFADLILNRALDREQQAMHNLILTAVDGGTPPRSGTVSIIVHVLDMNDNAPLFHNSVYSITIMENSPIGSLVIDLNATDLDEGSNSDLTYSYSLYTPEKTQQTFHLNPSTGEITIKGMLNYEDFNIYDMEVIAADKGVTSLSGQCTIKIQVEDMNDNHPEISIKSFQSPVSENIDVDTVIAVVSVSDKDSGDNGVVDLHVPKNMPFKLREASDNYYKLVVSEPLDREKVPEYDITFTVRDRGSPPLSDNETMTLQLLDVNDNVPQFPQSSYTIRVTENNAPGALLSSPSAFDPDLHENQYLVYFIVEKEVANTSMSMLFSINPENGNLYALKTFDYEMEKEFFFHIEARDSGSPPLSSNVSVHIVVVDQNDNAPVIVSPWRAHGSLVEEKIPRSTEKGSLVAKVIALDGDSVHNSRISYQFLQVSDASLFSLDQYNGEIRTARMFSYKDWRHHRLVIAAKDNGQPPLSATVTIKLSTVETAVKAYSDMSEVPLEYDIFSDLNLYLVIGLGSVSFLLLITILVTIVLKCQKVKPSIAVPNGRNSVLSERNSTLADSTLVSNDAYWYSMFLAETRKGKLVVRQPAPKGSRYFVSSIPRSTGMSETSGSAPSTLQYPK; from the exons ATGAGGCCACACAAAAGGTACGTCCTCCTCATTGGGTTGCTGCACACGGTTCACGTTTTGGCTTCTGTGACCCACTATTCCATCCCCGAAGAGCTCAAAGAGGGATCCGTCGTTGCCAACCTTGCAAACGATCTCAGTTTGGACGTCACAAGTCTAGCTAGAAGGAAAGTGCGTGTCGACATCATCGCTAACAAAAAATATCTGGATGTGAACAAAGCAACTGGAGAACTCTACATTGTGGAGAAGATTGACAGGGAACATATTTGCAACACAAAAGCTACAATATTGTGCTATCTCAAACTGGAAGTGACGCTGGAAAACCCTCTGCGTATTTTCAACATAGAATTAGAAATATTAGACATGAACGACAACGCCCCTCAATTCAGGAGGGATGCCATTGATTTGGACATATCAGAGTCCACACCCAAAGGAGAGAGATTTTCTCTCAGTAACGCAGTGGATCCGGATGTCGGAGGGAATTCTGTCAAAACGTATCGTTTAAGTGAAAATGAGCATTTCAATATTGAAGTGCAAACTGGTAGAGACGGTTCCAAATTTGCAGATTTGATATTAAATAGGGCATTAGACAGAGAGCAGCAGGCCATgcataatttaattttaacagCAGTAGATGGCGGAACACCTCCACGTTCTGGCACTGTAAGCATTATTGTGCATGTTTTAGACATGAACGACAACGCCCCGTTGTTTCATAACTCCGTTTACAGTATTACAATAATGGAAAATTCCCCCATTGGAAGCCTTGTGATCGATTTAAATGCAACAGACTTGGATGAAGGCTCCAATTCTGACCTAACATATTCTTATAGTTTATACACACCGGAGAAAACACAgcaaacttttcatttgaatccTTCCACCGGCGAGATTACCATTAAGGGCATGTTGAACTATGAGGACTTTAACATTTATGACATGGAAGTCATAGCAGCAGACAAAGGAGTCACTAGTTTATCGGGACAGTGTACAATCAAAATTCAGGTGGAGGACATGAATGATAACCATCCGGAAATATCCATTAAATCTTTCCAAAGTCCAGTCAGCGAGAACATTGATGTGGACACGGTGATAGCCGTGGTCAGCGTGAGCGACAAAGACTCAGGAGACAACGGAGTGGTGGACCTTCacgtcccaaaaaacatgcctttcaaaCTCAGAGAGGCTTCTGACAACTATTACAAGTTGGTGGTGTCCGAGCCGCTGGACCGGGAGAAGGTTCCGGAATACGACATCACCTTCACGGTGAGGGACAGAGGCTCTCCGCCATTAAGCGACAATGAAACAATGACATTACAGCTGCTGGACGTCAATGACAATGTCCCACAATTCCCTCAGTCCTCCTATACCATACGCGTGACAGAAAATAACGCTCCGGGCGCCCTTCTTAGCTCCCCCAGCGCCTTCGACCCGGACCTCCACGAAAACCAGTACCTGGTTTACTTTATTGTGGAGAAGGAGGTGGCGAACACCTCCATGTCCATGCTCTTCTCCATTAACCCCGAGAACGGCAATCTCTACGCGCTCAAGACCTTTGACTACGAGATGGAGAAGGAATTCTTTTTTCACATCGAGGCCAGGGATTCGGGTTCTCCTCCACTTAGCAGCAACGTGAGCGTCCACATTGTGGTGGTGGACCAGAACGATAACGCCCCGGTCATCGTGTCTCCGTGGCGGGCGCACGGCTCACTGGTGGAGGAGAAGATCCCCAGGTCCACAGAGAAAGGATCCCTGGTGGCCAAGGTGATAGCCCTGGATGGGGATTCGGTGCACAACTCTCGCATAAGCTACCAGTTCCTGCAGGTGAGCGACGCCTCCCTGTTCAGCCTGGACCAGTACAATGGCGAGATCCGCACGGCTAGGATGTTCAGCTACAAAGACTGGCGCCACCACCGTCTGGTGATCGCGGCAAAGGACAACGGGCAGCCCCCGCTCTCGGCCACGGTCACCATCAAGCTGTCCACAGTGGAAACGGCCGTGAAGGCCTACTCGGACATGAGCGAGGTGCCGCTGGAATACGACATCTTCTCCGATCTCAACCTGTACTTGGTCATCGGCCTGGGCTCCGTCTCCTTCCTGCTGCTCATCACCATCTTGGTGACCATCGTGCTCAAGTGCCAAAAGGTCAAGCCCAGCATAGCAGTTCCAAACGGAAGAAACAGCGTGCTCAGCGAGAGGAACTCCACCCTGGCCGACTCCACCCTGGTGTCCAATGACGCCTACTGGTACAGCATGTTTCTGGCGGAGACGCGCAAAGGAAAGCTGGTGGTCCGACAACCAGCACCAAAGGGCTCCAGATACTTCGTGTCCAGTATTCCCAGAAGCACGGGCATGTCGGAAACTAGCGGCTCCGCTCCTTCTACATTGCAG TATCCTAAATGA
- the LOC144081928 gene encoding protocadherin alpha-C2-like isoform X1, producing MTRRFCKLFEAHPVVTLVLLCAFVRTATSVTHYSIPEEMEEGSVVANLASDLGLDVRTLVKRKMRIDVVANKKYLDINKNTGELFVLERIDRELLLCNSKTTTYCSLKLDATIENPIRMFNIEVEIADINDNAPYFRRGTMHLDISESSPLGERFSLNNAVDPDVGLNSVQNYHLSSSQHFDIEIQTGRDGTKFADLILSQKLDREQRAVHHLILTAVDGGVPTRSGTASIVVRVLDVNDNAPSFDKDKYLVKVMENSPIGSLVIHLNATDVDEGSNSELLYSYSLYTSERTQHVFGLNRENGEVRVKEMINYEELQAYEMEVIVSDKGLNSLSGQCKVTVQVVDMNDNHPEISIKSFQSPVKEDVAIDTVIAVVSVSDKDSGDNGVVDLHVPKNMPFKLRESSDNYYKLVVSQPLDREKVPEYDITFTVRDRGSPPLSDNETMTLQLLDVNDNVPQFPQSSYTIRVMENNAPGALLSSLSAFDPDLHENQYLVYFIVEKEVANTSMSMLFSINPENGNLYALKTFDYEMEKEFFFHIEARDSGSPPLSSNVSVRILVVDQNDNAPVIVSPWRAHGSLVEEKIPRSTEKGSLVAKVIALDGDSVHNSRISYQFLQVSDASLFSLDQYNGEIRTARMFSYKDWRHHRLVIAAKDNGQPPLSATVTIKLSTVETAVKAYSDMSEVPLEYDIFSDLNLYLVIGLGSVSFLLLITILVTIVLKCQKVKPSIAVPNGRNSVLSERNSTLADSTLVSNDAYWYSMFLAETRKGKLVVRQPAPKGSRYFVSSIPRSSGMSETSGSAPSTLQYPK from the exons ATGACGCGCCGCTTCTGTAAGTTATTCGAGGCGCACCCGGTGGTCACGCTCGTCCTTTTGTGCGCGTTCGTGCGGACGGCGACGAGCGTCACCCACTACTCGATTCCCGAGGAGATGGAAGAAGGTTCGGTCGTGGCTAATTTGGCGTCCGATTTAGGGTTAGACGTGAGGACGCTGGTCAAGAGGAAAATGCGCATCGACGTGGtggcaaataaaaaatatctggACATCAACAAAAACACAGGCGAGCTCTTTGTTTTGGAGAGAATTGACCGAGAATTACTGCTCTGTAACTCCAAAACGACGACGTACTGCTCCCTGAAATTGGACGCCACCATCGAAAATCCCATTCGAATGTTTAACATCGAGGTGGAAATCGCCGACATCAACGACAACGCTCCTTATTTTCGACGCGGGACCATGCATTTGGACATATCGGAGTCCAGCCCGCTTGGAGAGAGGTTCTCCCTCAACAACGCGGTGGACCCGGACGTTGGGCTCAATTCCGTCCAGAATTACCACCTTAGCTCTAGTCAGCATTTTGACATTGAAATTCAAACGGGGAGGGACGGCACCAAGTTCGCGGACTTGATCTTGTCGCAAAAGCTGGACCGAGAGCAGCGGGCCGTTCATCATCTCATCCTCACCGCCGTGGACGGCGGCGTGCCCACGCGCAGCGGCACGGCCAGCATCGTCGTCCGGGTCCTGGACGTCAACGACAACGCCCCGTCGTTCGACAAAGACAAATACCTGGTCAAGGTGATGGAGAACTCCCCCATTGGCAGTCTGGTGATCCACCTGAACGCCACCGACGTTGACGAAGGTTCAAATTCGGAGTTGCTCTATTCCTACAGTTTGTACACCTCGGAGAGGACGCAGCACGTGTTCGGTTTGAATCGAGAAAACGGGGAAGTTCGAGTCAAGGAGATGATTAATTACGAAGAGTTACAAGCGTATGAAATGGAAGTCATTGTGAGTGACAAGGGGCTCAACTCTTTGTCGGGACAGTGTAAAGTGACCGTGCAGGTGGTCGACATGAATGACAACCACCCAGAGATCTCTATCAAGTCCTTTCAAAGTCCAGTGAAAGAAGACGTAGCCATTGACACGGTGATAGCCGTGGTCAGCGTGAGTGACAAAGACTCGGGAGACAACGGAGTGGTGGACCTCCacgtccccaaaaacatgcctttcaaaCTCAGAGAGTCTTCTGACAACTATTATAAGTTGGTGGTGTCCCAGCCGCTGGACCGGGAGAAGGTTCCGGAATACGACATCACCTTCACCGTGAGGGACAGAGGCTCCCCGCCTTTAAGCGACAATGAAACAATGACGTTACAGCTACTGGACGTCAATGATAATGTCCCGCAATTCCCCCAGTCCTCCTACACCATACGTGTGATGGAGAATAACGCCCCAGGCGCCTTGCTCAGCTCCCTCAGCGCTTTCGACCCGGACCTCCACGAAAACCAATACCTGGTTTACTTTATCGTGGAGAAGGAAGTGGCCAACACCTCAATGTCCATGCTCTTCTCCATCAACCCCGAGAACGGCAACCTCTACGCGCTCAAGACCTTTGACTACGAGATGGAGAAGGAATTCTTTTTCCACATTGAGGCCAGGGATTCAGGTTCTCCTCCACTTAGCAGCAATGTGAGCGTCCGCATCCTGGTGGTGGACCAGAATGACAACGCCCCGGTCATCGTGTCTCCGTGGCGAGCGCATGGCTCACTAGTAGAGGAGAAGATCCCCAGGTCCACAGAGAAAGGCTCCCTGGTGGCCAAGGTGATAGCCCTGGATGGGGATTCGGTGCACAACTCTAGAATTAGCTACCAATTCCTGCAGGTGAGCGACGCCTCCCTGTTCAGCCTGGACCAGTACAACGGTGAGATCCGCACCGCGCGGATGTTCAGCTACAAAGACTGGCGGCATCACCGTCTGGTGATCGCGGCCAAGGACAACGGGCAGCCCCCGCTCTCGGCCACGGTCACCATCAAGCTGTCCACGGTGGAAACGGCCGTCAAGGCCTACTCTGACATGAGCGAGGTTCCGCTGGAGTATGACATCTTCTCCGACCTCAATTTGTACCTGGTCATCGGTCTGGGCTCCGTCTCCTTCCTGCTGCTCATCACCATCTTGGTGACCATCGTGCTCAAGTGCCAGAAGGTCAAGCCCAGCATAGCGGTTCCGAATGGCAGGAACAGCGTGCTCAGCGAGAGGAACTCCACCCTGGCCGACTCCACCCTGGTGTCCAATGACGCCTACTGGTACAGCATGTTCCTGGCGGAGACGCGCAAAGGAAAGCTGGTGGTCCGACAACCAGCGCCAAAGGGCTCCAGATACTTCGTGTCCAGTATTCCCAGAAGCTCGGGCATGTCGGAAACTAGCGGCTCCGCTCCTTCTACCTTGCAG TATCCTAAATGA
- the LOC144081925 gene encoding protocadherin beta-16-like, producing MGSVFWTRSSKRYVLAFVLISFVHRAPASVTHYSIPEEMKQGSVVANLANDLSLDVKTLNKRKMRLDIIPNKRYLDVKKDTGELYIVEKIDREILCPSKSSSSCYLKLEVILENPVRIFNIEVEILDMNDNAPRFRRDVIHLDISESTPKGERFSLSNAVDPDVGSNTVKTYHLSANEQFDIEVQTGRDGSKFAEFILKEALDREQQAVHNLILTAVDGGKPPRSGTAKIIVQVLDNNDNAPLFDQLMYNVKIMENSPIGSLVIDLNATDLDEGSNSDLTYSYSLYTPDKTQQTFHLNPSTGEITVKGMLNYEDFNIYDMEVIAADKGVTSLSGQCTIKIQVEDMNDNHPEISIKSFQSPVSENIDVDTVIAVVSVSDKDSGNNGVVDLHVPQNMPFKLRESSDNYYELVVSEPLDREKVPEYEITFTVRDRGSPPLSDNETMTLQLLDVNDNVPQFPQSSYTIRVTENNAPGALLSSPSAFDPDLHENQYLVYFIVEKEVANTSMSMLFSINPENGNLYALKTFDYEMEKEFFFHIEARDSGSPPLSSNVSVRILVVDQNDNAPVIVSPWRAHGSLVEEKIPRSTEKGSLVAKVIALDGDSVHNSRISYQFLQVSDASLFSLDQYNGEIRTARMFSYKDWRHHRLVIAAKDNGQPPLSATVTIKLSTVETAVKAYSDMSEVPLEYDIFSDLNLYLVIGLGSVSFLLLITILVTIVLKCQKVKPSIAVPNGRNSVLSERNSTLADSTLVSNDAYWYSMFLAETRKGKLVVRQPAPKGSRYFVSSIPRSSGMSETSGSAPSTLQVRVDGSNFVSGIVTLTVGLTCFLWTFTCWFTQLEIYNPSFSTAYPYRLGYFLTVKFNF from the coding sequence ATGGGCTCCGTTTTTTGGACGCGCTCCTCCAAGAGGTATGTGCTGGCCTTTGTACTAATTTCCTTTGTTCATCGCGCCCCGGCTTCAGTCACGCATTATTCCATCCCAGAAGAAATGAAGCAAGGGTCCGTCGTTGCCAACCTGGCCAACGATCTCAGTTTGGACGTGAAAACGCTCAATAAGAGGAAAATGCGTCTGGATATCATTCCAAATAAGCGCTATCTGGACGTGAAAAAAGACACTGGGGAGCTGTATATCGTGGAGAAAATTGACAGGGAAATCCTCTGCCCGTCtaaatcatcatcatcttgTTATCTTAAACTGGAGGTTATTTTGGAAAATCCTGTGCGGATTTTTAACATAGAGGTGGAAATTTTGGACATGAACGACAACGCCCCTCGATTTAGGAGAGACGTCATTCATCTGGATATATCCGAGTCGACACCCAAAGGAGAGCGTTTCTCTCTCAGTAATGCAGTCGACCCGGATGTTGGAAGTAATACGGTCAAAACATACCATCTGAGTGCAAATGAACAGTTTGACATTGAGGTTCAGACTGGAAGAGATGGGTCCAAATTTGCTGAATTCATTTTGAAGGAGGCGTTAGACCGAGAACAGCAGGCTGTGCACAATTTAATATTGACAGCCGTAGATGGCGGTAAACCCCCCCGTTCAGGCACAGCCAAAATTATTGTTCAGGTATtggataataatgataatgccCCTTTGTTTGATCAGTTGATGTACAATGTTAAAATAATGGAGAATTCTCCCATTGGAAGCCTTGTGATCGATTTAAATGCCACAGACTTGGATGAAGGCTCCAATTCTGACTTGACATATTCTTATAGTTTATATACACCAGATAAAACACAgcaaacttttcatttgaacccTTCCACCGGTGAAATTACCGTTAAAGGCATGTTGAACTATGAGGACTTTAACATTTATGACATGGAAGTCATAGCAGCAGACAAAGGAGTCACTAGTTTATCGGGACAGTGTACAATCAAAATTCAAGTGGAGGACATGAATGACAACCATCCGGAAATATCCATCAAATCATTCCAAAGTCCAGTCAGCGAAAACATTGATGTGGACACGGTGATAGCCGTGGTCAGCGTGAGCGACAAAGACTCGGGAAACAATGGAGTGGTGGACCTTCATGTCCcacaaaacatgcctttcaaaCTAAGAGAGTCATCTGACAATTATTACGAGTTGGTGGTGTCCGAGCCATTGGACCGGGAGAAGGTTCCGGAATATGAAATCACCTTCACCGTGAGGGACAGAGGCTCCCCGCCATTAAGCGACAATGAAACGATGACCTTACAGCTGCTGGACGTCAATGACAATGTCCCACAATTCCCTCAGTCCTCCTATACCATACGCGTGACAGAAAATAACGCTCCGGGCGCCCTTCTTAGCTCCCCCAGCGCCTTCGACCCGGATCTCCACGAAAACCAGTACCTGGTTTACTTTATTGTGGAGAAGGAGGTGGCCAACACCTCCATGTCCATGCTCTTCTCCATCAACCCCGAGAATGGAAACCTCTACGCGCTCAAGACCTTTGACTACGAGATGGAAAAGGAATTCTTTTTCCACATCGAGGCCCGAGACTCGGGTTCTCCTCCGCTCAGCAGCAACGTGAGCGTCCGCATCTTAGTGGTAGACCAGAACGACAACGCCCCGGTCATCGTGTCTCCGTGGCGAGCGCACGGCTCACTAGTAGAAGAGAAGATCCCCAGGTCCACGGAGAAGGGCTCCCTGGTGGCCAAGGTGATAGCCCTGGATGGGGATTCGGTGCACAACTCTAGAATTAGCTACCAATTCCTGCAGGTGAGCGACGCCTCCCTGTTCAGCCTGGACCAGTACAACGGCGAGATCCGCACGGCCAGGATGTTCAGCTACAAAGACTGGCGGCACCACCGTCTGGTGATCGCGGCCAAGGACAACGGGCAGCCCCCGCTCTCGGCCACGGTCACCATCAAGCTGTCCACGGTGGAAACGGCTGTCAAGGCCTACTCGGACATGAGCGAGGTGCCCCTGGAGTACGACATCTTCTCCGATCTCAACTTGTACCTGGTCATCGGCCTGGGATCCGTCTCGTTTCTGCTGCTCATCACCATCTTGGTCACCATTGTGCTCAAGTGCCAGAAGGTCAAGCCCAGCATAGCGGTTCCAAATGGCAGGAACAGCGTGCTCAGCGAGAGGAACTCCACCCTGGCCGACTCCACCCTGGTGTCCAACGACGCCTACTGGTACAGCATGTTCCTGGCGGAGACCCGCAAGGGAAAGCTGGTGGTCCGACAACCAGCGCCGAAAGGCTCCAGATACTTCGTGTCCAGTATTCCCAGAAGCTCGGGCATGTCGGAAACTAGCGGCTCTGCTCCTTCCACGCTGCAGGTACGAGTTGATGGCTCCAATTTTGTCAGTGGAATAGTTACTTTAACAGTAGGTTTAACTTGCTTTTTGTGGACTTTCACATGCTGGTTTACTCAGCTGGAAATTTATAACCCCTCATTTTCTACTGCATATCCATACAGATTGGGTTATTTTCTTACTgtgaaattcaatttttga